The stretch of DNA CATTAACACGTGATTATATTAAGGAAAAAGGGTATGGGCAATACTTTGGGCACTCTACAGGTCACGGTATCGGATTAGATGTACATGAAGCACCGTCATTATCCTTTAAATCAAATACTGTACTTGAACCAGGCATGGTCGTTACAGTTGAGCCTGGAATATACATTTCAGGTCTCGGCGGTGTTCGAATCGAAGATGATATTGTCATTACAGACAGTGGAAACAAGATTTTGTCTAAGTCATCAAAAGAATTAATAACATTATAAAAAGATACAGGAGGAATAGAAATGATTTCAGTAAATGATTTTCGTACAGGTTTAACAATTGAAGTGGATGGAGGAATTTGGCAAGTTATTGAATTCCAACACGTAAAACCAGGGAAAGGTGCTGCGTTTGTACGTTCTAAACTTCGTAATCTTCGTACGGGTGCGATTCAAGAAAAAACGTTCCGTGCTGGTGAAAAAGTTGGTAAAGCACATATTGAAAATCGTAAGATGCAATATCTCTATGCAAATGGTGATATGCATGCATTTATGGATAATGAAACATATGAGCAAATCGAACTTCCAAGTTCTAGACTACAGGAAGAATTAAAATTTATTAAAGAAAACATGGAAGTAAATATCCTTTCGTACGAAAGCGAAGTGATCGGTGTAGACCTTCCGAATTCTGTTGAACTTGTTGTAACTGAAACAGAGCCAGGAGTAAAAGGTGATACAGCTCAAGGTGCAACAAAACCAGCAACATTAGAAACAGGACATACGGTGATGGTACCTTTATTCATTAATAAAGGGGAAACACTCGTTATTAATACGACTGATGGTAAATATGTGTCTCGTGCATAGTTAACTAATTTCATCTCTCAAGTGAAGCATCGAGTGTTTCATTTGAGGGATGTTTTTATATTTAGAAAGATTTCCATTTGAGTGATTTCGATCCTCTATGAATAATGGTTAATTGAATAGGAGGGAATACAATGGAACAAGATGGGCGTAATCGAAACAATATCGTTCCTGGGAAAGAAGTCGATATTGTCTTGAAAAAGGATCAAAAAACTGGAAAGTTAACGAGGGGTATCGTTAAGGACTTATTGACGAATTCAGCATTTCATCCTCACGGTATTAAGGTTAGGTTACAGGATGGACAAGTTGGTAGAGTGAAATCAATAATACTAGAATGAGAAAAACTTCAAATGAAGTTAATTGATTTAAGGATGACACATATATCTTATGTGTCATCCTTTTTTTGTAAGAATAACTTTCATTTAAAGTTGTTGCGTTTAGATTACTTTACAATTGGGTTTATAAGCTAGTTTATCACTGATAGTAAACAAAACTAGTCTAACCAATAGTTTAATGCTTGTGTAAAGTCGGTGAATTTCTTACGTAAGAAAAAAAGCTATCAATAATTAAATTGATAGCAGAGAAAGGGTCTATGAGAGAAAAGGGGGATATGAAAATAGTATGTCCATTAGTTTGCATTTTTAAACGATATAGAAATTAAATTTTAAATTGTAATTATTTCGCAATTTGTTGTTTGTTACAAGAAGTTTTGAATTAGTGGACAAACATTCTTTATGTCCAACATATAGTTGATTAATGGAAGAGAAAAGGGGTGATTCAATCTAGTGGACAAGTTCTTTGAAACAACAATTATCATGATGGCATCATTAAGGTTTTTGTCTTCATTCATAGAATTTGGAGCAGCATGTTTATTTTTATACTTTAATGATGTAAAAAAAGCCCTGGTCATTAATACGTTGTTAGCGGGAGTTGGTCCAGTGATTTTATTGCTTACTATGATGGTAGGACTATATGCGATAGCTGATCAATTCTCTCTGCAAAAACTCTCTCTAATCTTCTTGGGAATCGGGTGTATTCTATGGGCTGTTATTAAATAAGTGTATTGTCTTCATACAGTCATAATGTAGTCCAGCATGCATACATTTGAAACAAGCACTTTTTAAAGTAAAAGGAGGGCAGGCATGGAAGAAGCAGTTATGTTGTTATCGGAATCCCTTCAAAGACAGGTGAACATGCTCTCTATAACAGAACGTAATCAGATCGAAGAGATTCGAATACGAATTCATCGTCCATTAGAAGTTGTTATTAATGGAAAGCCGTATTATCCAGATATTCAAACTGTTGTACAGTACGAAGAAGTGAATCGATTTCTCAATAAGGTTAGCAAGTATTCTTTATATACATTAGAAGAGGAGTTAAGGCGAGGGTTTATTACGATAAAAGGCGGCCATCGTGTAGGTATTGCTGGAAAAGTTATTACTGAAGGAGGTGTAGTAAAAGCTGTAAGAGATGTCACATCTTTTAATATTCGAATTGCTAGAGAGAAGATTGGAGTTGCATCACGATTAATTCCATATTTATATGATGGAAGATGGAAAAACACGTTATTAATTGGTCCTCCTAAAAGTGGGAAAACAACGATATTAAGAGATTTGGCAAGGTTAATTAGTACAGGAGATGATAGAAATAGAATCAAAGCCTTAAATGTAGGTATTGTTGATGAACGCTCAGAGATTGCAGGGTGTGTGAATGGCGTTCCGCAACATACATTTGGGATTCGTTTGGATGTTTTAGATGGTTGTCCAAAGGCGGAGGGGATGATGATGATGATTCGTTCAATGAGTCCGCAAGTGTTAATTGTTGATGAAATTGGAAGGCATGAAGATGTTGAGGCTATCTTAGATGCTATGCATACAGGTATTCACATTATTGTAACAGCACATGGATTTGATATAAATGATGTGAAATCACGTCCTAACTTCGAAGCATTATTTTCTAATGGAGTATTTGACCGTTATATTGAATTATCTGCACGTAATGGAGCAGGAACAATAGAGACGGTTCGTAATAAGAATGAACAGGTTTGCAAAAGAGTGCTGGAAGTGACTACATGATTAAGATTATAGGGGCACTTACTATCTTATTATGTTCAACATGGGTTGGGTTTGAAACAGCACGACGATTAAGTGAACGCCCTAGACAGCTTCGGCAATTGAAGGCAGCGTTGCAAGCTCTTGAAGCAGAAATTATGTTTGGCCATCTGCCTGTTGCTGAAGCCTGTATAAGAATTGCTAATCAAACTCCTAAGCCATTTAAATGGTTCTTTGATCGATTTGCAAAGCGCTTACAAGAAGAAGAGACAGCATCATTGCAAGAAGTTTGGATATATTCACTGAAAGAAGTGTGGAGAATGACGGCTCTTACTGATAGTGAATTTGAGATTTTAAGACAGTTCGGTGAAACGCTTGGAAAGCATGATAAGCTATCTCAAAAAAAACATATCCAACTTGCGCTTGTGCACTTAGAACGTGAAGAAGAAGAAGCAAGAGTTCGCCAACAAAAGTATGAAAAAATGGTTAAAAGTCTCTGTTTTCTAATGGGGTTATTGTTAGTCATTCTGCTCATGTAAGAGGATTGGGGGAAAGTGAATGGCGATCGATGTAAATATCATTTTTCAAATCGCCGGAATTGGTATTGTTGTGGCAATGATTCATACAGTGTTAAAAACAATGGGAAAAGGAGATTGGGCAGATTGGGTGACACTAATCGGATTTGTAGTTGTATTGTATATGGTTGCTACGATCGTTGATGATCTATTTCAAAAAATTAAAGGTGTATTCTTATTCCAAGGTTAAGGGAGGGACAGGCGATTGAAATAATTCAAATAGTAGGAATTGGTCTTGTTGCAACTTTTTTAGCATTAATCCTAAAAGAACAAAAAGCTTCGTTCGCCTCCCTACTCGTAGTCTTCGTCAGTGTTGCAATCTTTCTGTTTCTAATAGAAAAAGTATATGAAATTATTCACATGCTTGAAACATTAGCAATCTCAGCAAATATAAACATGATCTATGTGGAAACGATTTTGAAAATTATTGGTATTGCTTACATTGCAGAGTTTGGCGCACAAATTACGAAAGATGCTGGGCAGGGGGCAATTGCATCGAAGATTGAATTGGCAGGAAAAATATTAATCCTCGCAATGGCAATACCCATTTTGACAGTCATAATTGAGACAGTATTAGAGATGTTACCAGTTTCTTAATTATGATGAAGTGATTGCGAGGTGTAATAACTTTGTTGACACAGAAGTTTGAGTTTTTTTTCCTACTAGTAATGATATTTATTATGTTTTCATGTCCAAATGTAGTACAAGCCACAACTGCACAACCCGTATTTCAGGAGCAATTGGAAACACTTGATGTAGATGATATGAGACAGTTCTGGGATGACATTGTTCATAAATATGGTGGTTTTCTTCCTGAAAGTCATAAAGGTAGCTTCTATGATTTTATAAAAAGCGGAACAGACTTTTCATTTCAAGCGTGGATAACTGGATTTTTAAGGTTTTTGTTTTATGAGCTCATTGCAAATGGAAAGCTGCTTGGAACTCTCATATTACTAACAGTGTTCAGTATGCTCCTTCAGTCACTTCAAAATGCCTTTGAGCAGAAATCTGTTAGTCATGTCGCATATGCACTCATATATATGGTGTTGATTGTAATTGCTCTTAATAGTTTCCATATAGCAATATCTTATACAAATGATGCTATTCAATCGATGATAAGTTTTATGATGGCTCTTATGCCTATGTTATTAGCACTAATGGCTTCTATAGGAGGAATAACGTCTGTCACTTTTTTTCATCCGTTGATTATTTTTCTAGTACATACAAGTGGCTTACTCATCCAATATGTAGTGTTACCATGTATTTTTTTATCTGCTTTATTAAGTATTATTAGCACGTTAACAGACCATTACAAGGTTACACAGTTAGCTCAGCTACTAAGGAATATTTCAATTGGGTTACTGGGCACATTTTTAACGATATTCCTCGGTGTCATTTCTGTTCAGGGGGCAACAGCTGCCATTACTGATGGGATAGCGGTTCGAACAGCAAAATTTATAACTGGAAATTTCGTACCTGTTGTAGGTAGGATGTTCACTGATGCAGCTGATACAGTATTAAGTGCATCACTTCTATTAAAAAATGCAGTTGGAATTGTTGGTGTTGCTGTATTGTTTTTAATCGCAGTCTTTCCAGCAATTAAGGTATTCGCTCTAGCTGTCATTTATAAAATTGCAGCAGCTATCTTACAGCCGTTAGGCGGAGGTCCTGTTATTACATGCCTAGATATAATTAGTAGAAGTGTGATCTATATTTTCGCTTCATTAGCAGTCGTGTCGTTTATGTTTTTTCTTTCTGTCACAATGATTATTGCCGCTGGAAATCTATCGTTAATGGTTCGTTAACATAGCAAAGGCGTGATGAGATTGGAATATATTGCAACATGGATAACCAATATTGTTCTATTTATTTTGTTGGCGATGGTCGTAGATATGTTATTGCCAAATTCAGCTATGCAAAACTATGCCAAGATGGTTATCGGACTTTTATTGATTTTATTAATTTTGACACCGATTTTAAGAATTTTTTCTGAAGATTTTGAAGAAATACTTAGAACAATGGAAATTGGAAATTCCGTACAGAGTGAACAATTAAAAAATCGGCTTGAACTGAAGAAAAAAGAAATACAAGCCAATCAACGAGCATACATTTTAGAAGAGACGGCTGTCCAAATGAAAGAAAATGTTCAAAAGGAGTTGGTGGAACGATATGGGTATTCAATTACAAACATTAATCTGAAATTAGAAAATGATGTAGGAGAAAATTGGACAACTGTTGATCTGCAATCATTACAAGTATCAATTAGCCAGCTTTCAGATGAAAAAGAAAATGTAGAATCGATTGACACTGTTGAGCCTATTCAAATTGACGTCTCAGAAATAAAAGCAGACCAAGAAGAAGTTAAAAGCAATAGTGGAGATTATAATGAATTACGAGCATTTCTAGCCTTGAAATGGGGCGTAGATGAAAATAAGATTTCAATCATAGAAAATTAGTGGAAGTTACATTGTAAGGGGGTGAAACAACTAAGTGAGTGAACGAAAAGGGATATTTATGAGAATAAAGTCACTCATCTATAGAGGTGATAATGATTCTAGTCCCAAAAATATGAGGGGTTACTTACTTATCGCGATTTTAATTGGTGTTTCGATGATGTTACTTAGTCAGTTTTTTCAAGATGATGTTGAAGAAGGACCTTCAACTGTTTTTCAAACGGATGGATCAAAGGAACAAGCAACGGGCTTAATAAAAGGAGAACAACATGATGGTGATAATCTAATGGCTCGTTATGAACAGGAGTATGAGAAACAATTAAAAGATTCATTAGAAGACATCTCGGGAGTCAGCAATGTTACAGTTATGATTAATCTTGACTCAACAGAGACAAAAGTAGTAGAAAAAAACACAAATACGCAAATGCAAAAGACTGACGAAACAGATCAACAAGGTGGTAAGCGTAAAGTAGAAGATAATTCAACGGATGAACAGGTTGTAATCGTTCGTTTAGGTGATCGAGAGCAACCGATTATTATACAAACAAAGAAACCTGAGGTACGGGGTGTATTAGTTGTTGCAGATGGTGTTGAGAATGCTCAAATCAAACAATGGGTGGTAGAAGCTGTTACTCGTGTCTTACACGTACCGAGCCATCGAGTATCAGTCATGCCGAAAGATTCGAAAGGGGAGTAATCATTTTGTTGAAGAAACAAACGGTTTGGTTGTTAACAATGTTGAGTTTGGTCGTAGTCCTTGGTGTGTATTATGTTACTGCACCACAGCCTGCTAATGAGGAATTTGCAGCAATGCAAGAGCAAAGTAATGAGATTGAACAACAAATGGATATGGAACAAGAGGGAAGTGAGTCAGTAGCATTAGAAGGTGAGTCTTCAGAAAATAGTGGGATTGAGACTGTTGTAGAAGAACTTGGTCAAGAAATGGTTACTTCTGATTTAACTACTGATGAATTTTTTATAAATTTACGAATGACAATAAATGATGAGAGAAACAAAATAAAGGAACAATTAAATACTGTTGCTGCTTCGGCAAATGTTTCGAGTGAAGAAAAAAGTAAAGCGCTAGATGAAATAAATTATTTAACGAAGTTATCAGCGAAGGAAGAAATTCTTGAAACGATGATTAAAGCAGATGAACGTTTTAGTGATGTTGTTGTTAAGACGGATGAAGATAAAGTAAGAGTGATTGTTCGAGCACAAGAACCATCCGAATCTGCAGCGAATGAATTAATGCACCTTGTTCGTGATGAGCTTGGTTTAACAAGGGTTGCAGTAGAATTTCAAGCAATAAATTAATTATGAAAAATAAGAAGTTTAACTTAGTTAAACTTCTTATTTTTTTAGCATTTTGAAAGAATGACAAGTTAATAAAGCATAAAATCTCAAATGAAAATTTAAAATTCTAAAAATAATCAAAAAAGACTTTTATTTGAATGCGTTTTCATGTAGCATTTGTGTATGAGAGACTATTGAGTATAGATGATAGAGTTCCTCATCTTTCAATTGTTTGTCATATAATTTGAGTAGGATTGTGAGTTATCCAAAACCTACAGTAGTTCTGTATATGTACTTTTTTAAAATAATAAAGGTATATCATACAGGCACATTTTTTTATTTTTTTTGTTGAGCGATCGCTCGATTTCAATGGTAATGTTGATTACAATAGCTTGCTATCGTATAGTAAATGAAGGCTACAGTTCTTCTTTAATGTATGCCCTAGGAAATTAAGTGTTTGCTGTTCATTTGGTAACATTTAATGAGTTATGTAAGTTGGATTAAGAGAGCTATGAATTACATAATCATAAATTTAAGTCAAAGGAGACGACAAACGTGTTGAAAATTCAAGAAATTCGTGAGCTAATTAAATTGTTAGACAAATCTAGTATTGATGAGTTGATGTATGAAGAGAAAGGTGCAAAAATTAAGTTAAAGAAAAATCAAGGTGTTGTGAAAAATGTTGTAGCGGTAGAATCTGTTGAGGAAGCTAATGTACCAGCATCACAACCTCCAGTAGCACCAGTGGTTGAGCCAGTAAAAGAAGTTGCACAAGTTCAAGAACAGAAGGAAGAAGCTCCAACAGTAAGCGTGGCTGATGAAAACTTACATAAAATTGAATCACCGATGGTAGGTACTTTTTATGAATCGCCAAACCCTGAGTCTGATGTATATGTAAAAGTAGGAGATAAAGTTTCAACTAATAGTATCGTTTGTATTGTTGAAGCGATGAAACTCTTTAATGAAATTGAAGCAGAGGTCGACGGAGAAATTGTTGAAGTACTTGTTGAAAATGGACAACTTGTTGAGTATGGACAACCATTGTTCCTCGTAAAGACAAAATAGGAGGCGTTTGTTGTGATTAAAAAAGTTCTAATCGCAAACAGAGGAGAAATCGCCGTTCGAGTTATCCGCGCTTGTAAGGAACTTGATATCCAAACGGTTGCGGTATATTCCGAAGGGGATAAAGAGGCATTGCACGTACAAATGGCAGATGAAGCCTATTGTATTGGTCCTGTAGCATCAAAGGACAGTTATTTAAATAAAACGAATTTAATCACGGTTGCGACCTTAACTGAATCAAATGCAATTCATCCTGGATATGGCTTTTTATCAGAAAACGCTGATTTCGCTGAGCTATGTCGTGATAGTGGAATTACGTTTATCGGTCCTAGTCCAGAAGCGATTACTCAGATGGGAACGAAGGATGTAGCTCGTGAGACAATGCGTGAAGCAGGTGTCCCGATCGTTCCAGGATCAAAAGGAATCGTTGAAACAACAGATGATGCGGTAGCACTGGCAAATGAAATTGGTTATCCAGTGATAATCAAAGCAACTGCTGGTGGTGGCGGAAAAGGGATTCGAGTTGCATATAACGAAGATGAGTTAATTAATGGTATTAATATGACTCAACGTGAAGCAGAAACGGCATTCGGTAACCCAGGTGTATATATGGAGAAGTTTATTGAAGATTTTCGTCACGTAGAGATTCAAATTCTAGCTGATAACTATGGAAACGTAATTCACTTAGGTGAACGCGATTGTACCATTCAACGACGCATGCAGAAATTACTAGAGGAAACACCTTCACCATCATTGACTGAGGAACTTCGTCAAGAGATGGGTCAAGCCGCTGTTCGTGCTGCCGAAGCAGTTAATTATTCTGGAGCTGGTACAGTCGAATTTATATTTGACTATGTAAATTCTAAGTTTTATTTCATGGAAATGAACACGAGGATTCAAGTTGAACACCCTGTAACAGAAATGGTGACAGGAGTAGATTTAATAAAAGAACAAATTCTTGTTGCATCTGGTGAGAAGTTATCTATTTCTCAAGAAGATGTTACTTTTAACGGTTGGGCAATTGAATGTCGTATTAATGCAGAGAATCCAGACAAAAACTTTATGCCTTCCCCAGGAGAAGTGAAAATGTATTTAACACCAGGTGGTTATGGAATACGTGTTGACTCTGCAGTATATCCTAATTATAAAATCCCACCTTTTTATGATTCAATGGTCGCAAAACTAATCTCATATGGTTCAACTCGTGAAGAAGCAATCTCACGTATGAAAAGGGCGCTAAGTGAATTTGTTATTGAAGGTATTAACACGACGATTCCTTTCCACCAACGTTTGCTTGAACACGAAAAATTTGTCGAAGGTAATTTCAATACGAAATTTTTAGAGATCTACGATTTGACAAACAAAAAATAAGAGAGGTGCGATACTATTGAGTGAGAATAATATTTTAGAAATGACAAATGCATCTTCTAACTTTGGAAAAGTTGAGATTGCTCCAGAAGTCATTGAAATAATAGCGGGTATTGCTGCATCTGAGGTTGACGGTGTATCACAACTGCAAGGTAATTTTGCAAGTGGTGTTGTCGAACGCCTAGGGAAAAAGCAACATGGAAAAGGTATAAAAGTAGAATTAACAGAAGATGGAATCGTTGTTGATGTGCATGTTTTTATGAATTTTGGTATATCAATTCCAGATATCGCAAAACAAATCCAAGAAAATATCCGCGAAACATTATTTACAATGACTGGACTTGACATTAGTGAGATTAACATTCATGTTGTCGGAGTAAATTTCGAATCTACTACTGAACCAGAAGTAGAATAAAGTAGAACTAGCATCTGTAAATAAGTTATTTTGCCGATATTAAATAAATATGTTTTATGAAAAAGCTGAAGATGGATAGCCATCTTCAGCTTTTTTAAGTAGAAAAGTTTGATGATTTACATGATAAATTACAATATTAATTAGTTTTTGTAATTTTCAAGCTATCACATTTTAATAGCAAAGGTGTACTCGTAAATCAATTTTGTGCTATTATCATGTTATGTCTTGGGGGATTGTTCGTAATAATAGCAGTATAGCTAATAGTAACTAAACTGTTACTTTTAAACTTTTTGAACATCTTCTTGAAGTATGAACTTGATGAAAGGAAGAAAACAATGAAACGGAGAACAGCGAGAGAGAAAGCACTACAAGCGTTATTTCAAGTAGAGGTCAGTCAAATAGACCCAAAAGAAGCGCTTGAGCATGTGCTTGAAGATAAAAAGTCAGATGATTTTCTGGAAGAGCTACTTTTTGGAACAATTGAACATAAAGAAGATATCGATTCTTTCATTTCCTTAAATTTAGAAAACTGGAAACTTGAACGCTTAGGAAATGTGGATCGCGTCATCCTTAGCTTAGCAGCATTCGAATTGAAATATATGGAAGATATTCCGTCTAATGTATCAATTGATGAAGCAATTGAGCTTGCAAAAATGTTTGGAGATGATGATTCGAGTAAGTTCATTAATGCAGTTCTTTCGAAAATGAAAAAGCAAATTTCATGATCGAATGAGTGAACCCTGTGAGAGAATAAGGGGGTTAAAATGTGTCAACAAAACCATTTTTAACAGTTACGGCGCTTACAAAATATATTAAGCGACGGTTTGATGATGATTCACATTTGCAGGAAGTGTGGATTAAGGGAGAAATTTCCAACTTCAAATTACATAGTCGTGGGCATATGTATTTTACTTTGAAAGATGAGAATGCGCGCATTCAAAGTGTTATGTTTGCTGGGGCTAATCGATTTATGAAATTTAAACCAGAGAATGGTATGAAAGTGCTTGTTCGTGGTGAAGTATCTGTTTATGAGGCGTATGGACAATATCAATTATACGCTAAGGAAATGCAACCCGATGGAATTGGGAACCTATATTTAGCATTTGAAGAATTGAAGAAAAAACTTGAATTACAAGGATTTTTTTCCAATGAATATAAGCAGCCACTTCCATCTGTTCCAAGTCGTATCGGAGTGATCACGTCACCAACAGGTGCTGCAATTCGTGATATTTTAACAACATTGAATCGACGTTTTCCTATTGCTCATGTGACAATTATTCCAGTACTTGTTCAAGGAGAAAACGCAGCTGCATCTATTGCAAAAGGGATTGAACAGGCGAACGAAATTGGTAAGTTTGATCTTCTAATAACAGGACGTGGTGGTGGTTCATTAGAGGACTTATGGCCATTTAATGAGGAGATAGTTGCACGAGCTATTTTTCACTCTAACATACCGATCATTTCAGCAGTTGGTCATGAGACGGATGTAACGATTGCAGATTTTGTGGCCGACATGCGAGCTGCTACACCAACAGCAGCTGCAGAATTGGCTGTGCCACATATAGAGGAATTAATTGAACGGTTAAAACAACACAAGGTACGGCTTATTAGATCGTTGCGGGACCAGACTACTTATGACCAAGAACGATTAAGACGTTTACAAAAATCATATGCATTTCGTTATCCTGAAAAGCTACTTGTTCAAAAGGAACAAGAGTTAGACCGACTATTTGAAAGCCTTCAAAAACAAGCGACACACTTAGTTCATTACAAACAAGAACGGTTAACACATTTGAGGAAACGTTTGAAGCAACAACACCCATTTGAACAGCTTCAGCAAGCAATAACTCGTAAAGAGCAGACGACTCGAAATCTTGACCGAGCTTTTACTGAAATAAAGAAGGGTAAGGAGTTCGCTCTACAAACGTACCTTTCAAAGCTTGGGATGCTCAGTCCACTAAAAGTAATGGAGAGAGGGTATAGCCTCGTTTATAATGAAAGGGACAAATTAATAAAGTCTGTAGAAGATGTGAAGCTTGGTGATCGCGTGCAAGTTCAAGTAAAGGATGGACAGTTGGATTGTCAAGTATGGGGATTAGAGGAGCGTGAGCAATGATGGATGAAGAAAAATTAACATTTGAGCAAGCAATGGAACAACTTGAAGAAATTGTTGAGAAGTTAGAAGAAGGGGATGTTCCTCTAGAAAAAGCAATCACCTATTTTCAAGAAGGTATGAACATTTCAAAGTTATGTCATGACAAGTTGCAAAAGGTCGAAAAGCAAATGACCGAAATTCTACAAGAAGACGGTGAGCTTCGCCCATTTGAGATTGAGGAGGAACAAGAGTGACTCGCTCAACACTCCAAAATTATTTAATTGAAGAGAAAAAGCAAATTGATGAGTATATGAAGAAGTCAGTTGAGCATTTAACAACTCCTAAAGTGTTAAGAGATGCGATGGTGTATTCATTGGAGGCTGGAGGTAAGCGTCTACGTCCTATCCTTTTACTTGAAACGTTACGTTCCTTTGGTGGGGAATGGCAATTAGGAATGGATACTGCTTGTGCTATTGAGTTTATACATACATATTCTTTAATTCATGATGACTTACCGAGTATGGATGACGATGACCTTCGAAGAGGAAAGCCAACCAATCATAAGGTTTTTGGTGAAGCAAATGCGATTTTGGCGGGAGATGCACTTTTAACTTACAGTTTTCAACTTATAGCAGGTTCAACTTATCCTAATTTTTCACCGAATAAAAAGCTATCGATTATGAATGAGTTGGCCCAATCTGCTGGAGCGGAAGGCATGGTCGGTGGTCAAGTAGCAGATATTGAAGCTGAGGGCACATCGATTGACCTTGAGCAATTACAGTTCATTCATGATCATAAAACGGGTAAATTACTTCAATTTTGTGTAAGAGCTGGTGCTATTTTAGGGGACGCAACTGAAAAGCAATTAAGCAGTTTAACTCAATTTGCTACACATTTAGGTATCGCATTCCAAATTCGAGATGACATACTGGATATTGAAGGTGATGAAGCAAAAATAGGTAAACCAGTCGGTAGTGATACAACTTTGCAAAAAAGTACATATCCGAAACTTCTCACATTAGAAGGTGCGAAGCAGAAATGTGAAGAACATT from Bacillus solimangrovi encodes:
- the accB gene encoding acetyl-CoA carboxylase biotin carboxyl carrier protein, producing the protein MLKIQEIRELIKLLDKSSIDELMYEEKGAKIKLKKNQGVVKNVVAVESVEEANVPASQPPVAPVVEPVKEVAQVQEQKEEAPTVSVADENLHKIESPMVGTFYESPNPESDVYVKVGDKVSTNSIVCIVEAMKLFNEIEAEVDGEIVEVLVENGQLVEYGQPLFLVKTK
- the accC gene encoding acetyl-CoA carboxylase biotin carboxylase subunit; translated protein: MIKKVLIANRGEIAVRVIRACKELDIQTVAVYSEGDKEALHVQMADEAYCIGPVASKDSYLNKTNLITVATLTESNAIHPGYGFLSENADFAELCRDSGITFIGPSPEAITQMGTKDVARETMREAGVPIVPGSKGIVETTDDAVALANEIGYPVIIKATAGGGGKGIRVAYNEDELINGINMTQREAETAFGNPGVYMEKFIEDFRHVEIQILADNYGNVIHLGERDCTIQRRMQKLLEETPSPSLTEELRQEMGQAAVRAAEAVNYSGAGTVEFIFDYVNSKFYFMEMNTRIQVEHPVTEMVTGVDLIKEQILVASGEKLSISQEDVTFNGWAIECRINAENPDKNFMPSPGEVKMYLTPGGYGIRVDSAVYPNYKIPPFYDSMVAKLISYGSTREEAISRMKRALSEFVIEGINTTIPFHQRLLEHEKFVEGNFNTKFLEIYDLTNKK
- a CDS encoding Asp23/Gls24 family envelope stress response protein; this translates as MSENNILEMTNASSNFGKVEIAPEVIEIIAGIAASEVDGVSQLQGNFASGVVERLGKKQHGKGIKVELTEDGIVVDVHVFMNFGISIPDIAKQIQENIRETLFTMTGLDISEINIHVVGVNFESTTEPEVE
- the nusB gene encoding transcription antitermination factor NusB: MKRRTAREKALQALFQVEVSQIDPKEALEHVLEDKKSDDFLEELLFGTIEHKEDIDSFISLNLENWKLERLGNVDRVILSLAAFELKYMEDIPSNVSIDEAIELAKMFGDDDSSKFINAVLSKMKKQIS
- the xseA gene encoding exodeoxyribonuclease VII large subunit — its product is MSTKPFLTVTALTKYIKRRFDDDSHLQEVWIKGEISNFKLHSRGHMYFTLKDENARIQSVMFAGANRFMKFKPENGMKVLVRGEVSVYEAYGQYQLYAKEMQPDGIGNLYLAFEELKKKLELQGFFSNEYKQPLPSVPSRIGVITSPTGAAIRDILTTLNRRFPIAHVTIIPVLVQGENAAASIAKGIEQANEIGKFDLLITGRGGGSLEDLWPFNEEIVARAIFHSNIPIISAVGHETDVTIADFVADMRAATPTAAAELAVPHIEELIERLKQHKVRLIRSLRDQTTYDQERLRRLQKSYAFRYPEKLLVQKEQELDRLFESLQKQATHLVHYKQERLTHLRKRLKQQHPFEQLQQAITRKEQTTRNLDRAFTEIKKGKEFALQTYLSKLGMLSPLKVMERGYSLVYNERDKLIKSVEDVKLGDRVQVQVKDGQLDCQVWGLEEREQ
- a CDS encoding exodeoxyribonuclease VII small subunit; the encoded protein is MMDEEKLTFEQAMEQLEEIVEKLEEGDVPLEKAITYFQEGMNISKLCHDKLQKVEKQMTEILQEDGELRPFEIEEEQE
- a CDS encoding polyprenyl synthetase family protein, with protein sequence MTRSTLQNYLIEEKKQIDEYMKKSVEHLTTPKVLRDAMVYSLEAGGKRLRPILLLETLRSFGGEWQLGMDTACAIEFIHTYSLIHDDLPSMDDDDLRRGKPTNHKVFGEANAILAGDALLTYSFQLIAGSTYPNFSPNKKLSIMNELAQSAGAEGMVGGQVADIEAEGTSIDLEQLQFIHDHKTGKLLQFCVRAGAILGDATEKQLSSLTQFATHLGIAFQIRDDILDIEGDEAKIGKPVGSDTTLQKSTYPKLLTLEGAKQKCEEHLALSLKALREASVSSERLEELARFIIQREY